The genomic window GAAGAAAATGACTTCACAGTGGCCACGTCACAGAGGATTGAGATGAGCAATCCAGCGAGAAAGCATAATCCGATGCTTTGACCTTACAGGGTGCTCTTCCAGACACCTGGGTATTTTATAGGGCCAGTAAATCACATGAAGGGTGAACACATGGCTGAGTTGTAAATGTACCTGAATACCATTGTAAATCCATCAACAGACTGATTACACTTGCCTGGCAGTGTTACTGCTCATATCGTATCTGTAATATATACAGTAAAACCCAACGACCCATAACATCTGACGGTGCCAGGGTTCAATCTGTTAGGAAAAGGACAATTAAGAAAGTCCGCACTCAGTCTTAGACAAGAACATGTATACCATCTCTATTTTCTTGTCTATGCACCAACAATATGACAAGAATCTATGATTAGATGTGTGCCGGGTTTCCTGCTTTTTCAAGGTAAAGTGAGGATGCTAGGGTTCAATCTGTAGGCTGCATGTCTATACTGATGAGGTAACGTTGTCCCATCTATTTACAAATGTCTTTTCTATCATGGGGTTGTAGAGTTATTACTCCATAACATGAATCGAATGCCAAAGCACGAGCCTGGATACTGATTTGGATTGTGAAGTGAAACTGAAGAATTCAGTATGGATCCAGGCTACCGAAACACATAGATGGTGCTTGTTTGAATCACTGTCCTGACAGTACTGTATTGCTAGGAGAGTTCGTGATAACGTTTGTGTCTCCTTCTCAAACCCAGCAATAAAGTTGATCAATTCTAGAATGTTCGGGGGGAAATATTTCAAGGATGCCACAGATGTGAACGAActagaaaaatatgttgatgtagTGGATGAAATGTAATTGTGGATTTGTAATGTACAGGATAATAGTACTTGATAACACAAGTACTCCAGTGCTATGGGTCACTCTTACTAATTTCAAACACACGATTGTGTGGTCCGTCTGAGACAAACATCATCTGTGCATGCTTTGCCAACAGTACTGCAATTCATTTGATCGTTGATGTTTCGTTTGGAAGCTGATGCATGTCGGTCTCTCGGGATATAGGTGCTTGGATTGGACAACTTTGTTCGGCACAAGGATTGGGAAAAACTGCCAAAACAGCTTCTACAAAACATTTTTGATGGCATAACTGAAACCAAAGTTCAAATGCAAGATACCTGAAGTACATTATGTGCAGTACCTTTTAGAAAGTAAGTGCCTTACATTTTCACTGAGACCTAGGGGATGTCTGTCACTATGAAACCATGCCAAATGTATGGTCGAATTGAAGTTGGTAGCCTGTGTTTCTTTTGTTTGCTATGTGTTATTGTCTCACTTTTAGAATAATACCAGCTCACTATGTTCGCTGTTACAGGATACTTTTAATTAAACATTAACTCCCTGTTGATTTTTAAGACTACTGTACTGTCAAACAGGTATGCAAGCTTTATACAtgtcaataaatacatttaatagaTGTACTGGAATGGTTATGCACATTTTTATTGATACACTTTTGATTGAATGTGTGTGTActgggtgtggtatatggccaatataccacggctaagtgctGTTCTTATACACGGCGCAACGCAGAGGGCCTGGAttcagcccttagccgtggtatactggccatataccacaaacccccgaggtgccttattgctattataaactggttacaaagTAATAAgaacagtaaaaaataaatgttttgtcatacccgttgtATACGGTCTCATACACCACGGCTTATAATGGTCATTATATCATTTCACATGTATTTTATGATTTCACATGTCTCCAGACCTTTGTGACATAAGGTCTACCACTAAAACTATTAGGGCATATTACAAACTATTAGATATGGTTCCTCGTCGGCTAATAGAAACGAGAGCTGGGGTTTCCAATTGCAAAGTTAATTGACCATGTATTTCAGTGTGAAAACAGATAACTGTTTACAAAGCATCCACACACGCGCAAACTTGATTTCTGGACATAGAGACGTTCTGTGGCATCAGAGCAGGCAGGCATGCATGCACGGGTTAATTTCAACTGGGGGCGGAGAATCTAAAGCTTGACCAGCCTTGAAACACCGACGACATGTGAATTTGATGCCAATGTGACAGCTGTGCGTGTACGGTCTGTGGTGTGACTGCGGTCTGTATTTAATGGACATTTATTTGCAGATTAGCAGAATGCGTAGAGAGGCTTTATACGGTCGTGACCAGTGCTGAAAGAACTTAGACTTTCTAAAATAACATTTAATTCATTCATATGTTTGAACTAGCTGGATAGCAATTGGTATTGAATATGGAGCTGTTTGCAACAGTTGATCAGGGGGGTTGCATTTTGGACATGTCCCATCTGAATCTGGAGAGCTTAAATTTGGACACTGTCGGTGACGAACGGAGGAGAGTGACCCAACAACTCTACCTGTATAACAACCGACTGACAGTGTTTCCCGCTTCGGTATGTCTATTCTCCAAATTGGAAGTTCTGGATATAAGCAACAATGGATTAACGGTTCTTTGTGAGGACATTCAACGTTTGTCAAACCTCAAAACACTCATAGCCAAGAACAACCGTTTGAACGAATTTTCGTTCCCAAAGGAATTTGGGTCCATGCAGATAGACACATTGAACTTCAGTGGGAACATATTTGAAGAGGTGCCCATTCAGTTTCTAAAACTCCAGCGATTAAAATATCTGTCTCTTGGGGGTAACAGACTCAAAGCTATCCCCGCAGAGATAGAAAATGTTACCAGGTAAGACTACTGATACATTATAGCGGCAATAGAGTTTTAACAATGTAGGCTAACGGTATTTGTTACAATGCAACTAACTACCTACACCATAGTACCCCATTTAACGTTAATTACCATTACCATGCAATCATAGGTTTTATAGGCACTTAATATAAAAGGGGACTTTTAACAAACAACTATCTACGCATGACGAAGTGAGGTTGTTGAAATTTAGATGAGCTTTAATCTTTTAAGCTTCTGAGCTTATACACTCTTTGCTTCTAATAACGTAACGTTGGGACACTCAAATGTGAATAAAGAAATCGACACATCAAGATTACGTTGCCCTTATCATATATGtttgagtcatttagcatacACTCTTATTCAGAACGACTCATAggatgattgggagtcccatatggcggcgcacaattggcccagcgtcgtccgggtttggctgtcattgcaaataagcatttgttcttaactggtttgcctagttaaataagggttaaatacaaataaaaaataggaGCCATTAGGGTTGAGTGCCTTGTTCAAGGACTCATCGACAGATTGTTCACATAGGTCAGGGATTCGAACCTGCCACTTACTAGCCCATCACTCttaatcgctaggctacctgcgcCTTACCTGATAATAGCATGCCCATAATAACCATTATGTAATAGTAGGCTAGAATATTAAGCTCTGTTGCTGTCCTAATGAAATGCCTGGGGCTGCAGAAGTACAGCGGTAATTTCAAGGAATTTCAGGAACTAGATGGTGGTGGTTAAGATAACGGGCAAATAAGTTTGCATAAAATCAATGCTGTTGCTGTATTCAGCTAGATAGGTTCCACGTGAGCATGTGGTTCCTGATTATGTCCTGCATGATGGTACAGGAGCCCATAGTGTCCATCTTGGTGCTGCATTGACACAAATCTTTGGAATCAGCTCGTCAGTGTAGCTTAGCCTGTCTGCCTGGCTGTGTGCCATGTTACAAAACAAGGTCATTTGACAAATTGCCTGGCCACAGTGGGGGACTGGCACTGTGAGAGAGGAAAATGGGGGGTTTAGGATTTGGAACAGAGTGGAGAACAAGTTATAGAATAAAGATAAGATGAAAAGGTCCATTGGACACCCCCCAAAAGCCTACAGCCGTTTCAGACTGTATTGTAGCTAAGTTAGCGGCTGTGCTATGCATCATAAGGCCTCCCCTCTTGACGTTTCTCTCATAggatctctcgttctctctctctctcaatctctttctaAAAGGAGAAGACGTTTTACAATCAGAGTTCTTTTACAATCATCTCTTCTCTTCATTCTGTATCTCTTCCGTTGACATAAATTGTCAAACACTGGAGTTAAATTCTTAACTaactctccctctatctcctctgtTTTTCTGCTGTTGTCAGCTTTATCAGAGAAAGTTGGCAGGTGTTCGTTCTGCAGGTGTTCAAGAGTTTAGTATGTGTGTAAACTTATCACAGCGGTTCTCCAAAAACAAACAGACCACTCAGTCCAATCTTTGAACCCTGGAATTTCAACATCTTCTGGATTTAGACAACTGTTTGGCTATTCTTGACCTTTGAACATTGTGCAttatataatccacataataattcacatttcctgttgctgcgggATTATTTTTATGCTGTAGAaaactggttcaaattaagataCTACATCTGTATGTTAATTTAGCAATGTTCCCTGTCATTCCAAGCGTgaagaaaacatattttttttctctGATCTGATGCAGTCTGGAGATGCTTTATTTGGGTGGGAACCTCATCACCTCCATCCCACCAGAGCTGGCCAGCCTTCGCGGTCTCAGATACTTGGTCCTTTGTGACAACCGGATACAAAGTGTACCCCCCCAACTCACCAGGTGAGGGCCATCCCATAAGAGAAACACTGACTTTACATAATTTATTAATTTGactgacagttttttttttttttttacttgggtCTCCTGTGTGTCATaagactgtgttagcctgctgagctaaagccatGATTCACTGTCATGTCTGAATATGTCTGTTTGTAGACTCTACTCCCTGCGCTGCCTCAGTCTCCATAACAACCTACTCACCTACCTACCGCGTGAGATCCTCAGCCTGGTGCACCTGCAGGAGCTCAGTCTCCGTGGCAACCCCCTGGTGGTCCGCTTCATCAAGGACATGACTTACGACCCTCCCTCCCTGTTGGAGCTGGCCGGACGGACCATCAAGTCCTGCAACCTGCCCTACCCCCCCAATTACCTGCCTGGAAACCTGGTGCACTACCTGGACCTGGCCAGCAAGTGTCCCAACCCTAAATGTACTGGTaagtggaggagaggggacaggttTAGGTTACATACTTATGTACTAGTATTTGTGAGTGGATCAGAGAAGGCTCGtccagggaggaagaggaggctggtcCTCCTCAATAATTTGAGGGAAATTTCAAATAAAACATATTCAAAAATCCTGTTTGAAAATAAATCAAACCTTGAGATATTTGTATTGCTCTCATATTGTTGTGCTACTTGTCTTCTTCCTCTCAGGTGTGTACTTTGACTCGTGTGTGAGGCACATCAAGTTTGTGGACTTCTGCGGGAAGTATCGGCTACCCTTCATGCACTACCTGTGCTCCCCAGAATGCACCTCTCCCTGCAGCTCCAACCCGCAGAGCGACGCTGAGTCGGAGGACGAGAAGTGCGTGTCGGCCAACAGGCTGCAGAGAGTGCTTCTGGGATAGAGGAAAGTGGAAAGTGAAAGGACCTCGAGTTCACTGACACACATACTGGATGATGGACAGTTTCCTTGACTCCCAACTGACCTGACTAACCCAACTTCTCCTATGCCATACACGATAAACACCGACACTGAGCTGTTCACCTACAACTTTCAACATGAGATGTAGAACTCCTCAAGGACTGATTGTAACGTATATTAACCACAGTTTATAATTGATTTTTTTTCGAGCCGTAGTGTTTTAAACATCTAACTGAAGCTTATGGAGGACTGATTTTGTTGTACTCATCAAATGTATTTTCATGTAGATCCTCAGTTTGTAGTTTGTGTTAACATGAAGGGATGAATGAATTGTATGTAAAATTGATTTTCTTTACAATATAGATTCAGAAACGCAGAATGTGTTCCATGCTTTTTTTTAATCACCTCTTCTTAACAGTTACCCTTTAATCGTCATACTTCTGTTGACACTTTGGCTGCTCGCACATGCAGTCCTAATATAGAGTAGTCTCTGTCGCCTGTAGCATTTACACACCTTCCCTTCCCATTAATGCCTTCCCTTATCTCACAAAACAACATTTTGTGTTGTTACAAACCAAGGGGAAAGTTGTGTATGTTAATGTGATGATCTCTTGCTCAAAGAGACTAATCCAGAGCTTGTACTGTgaattaaatgttttacattggtttgattattttaaataaaaaatgtatttgaataaATTTTGAAATGAATATCTATATATTATATCTGTTTAttttatacatacagtatataattgACACGAGTACTCTTCTGTTAACTGGATACATAAGATAATGCTGTTTTTTAAAACTAATTtgttattgaacctttatttaactaagcaagtcaaattcttatttacaatgatggcctaccaaaaggcaaaaggcaaaaggcctcctgcggggacgggggctgggattaaaaaataaatcaaataaaatacaggacaaaacacacatcaagacaggagagacaacacaacactacataaagcgaggcctatgacaacaacatagcaaggcagcaacacatggcaacacagcatggtagcaacacaacatggtagcagcacaaaacagggtacaaacattattggtcacagacaacagcacaaagggcaagaaggtagagacaacaatacatcacgcaaagcagccacaactgtcagtaaaagtgtccatgaatgagtctttgaatgaagagattgagataaaactgttcagtttgagtgtttgttgcagctcgttccagtcgctagctgcagcgaactgaaaagacgagcgacccagggatgtgtgtactttggggacctttaacagaatgtgactggcagaacgggtgttttatgtggaggatgagggctgcagtagataccTCAGATAGGGGGAAGTggggcctaagagggttttatatataagcatcaaccagtgggtcttgcgacgggtatacagagatgaccagtttatagaagagtatagagtgcagtgatgtgtcctataaaagagcattggtggcaaatctgatggccgaatggtaaagaacatctagccgcatCTAGCTGTTACCCGGGGCAATAATTGTGGCAATAATCATTCCAATGTGAAGAATTTAGCATGTTGATAATAAAGTGTAATACTGCACGATATTGTTTTTGTTCCATTTTATTATATTTCTGTGTCCGGGCTGCGTTAAAGTTGGCCCTCAGGCAACAAAGCAGGCCCAAACCATAATGCCACcgcctccatgctttacggttggtatgaggttcttctGTTCAAAGGCAGTGTTTCTTTTCGGCAAAGATGGCGTCTGGCATTGCGGCCAAACAACTCCacctttgactcatctgtccagagCACATTGTTCCAATAGTCTTGGTCTTTACTCAGGTGTTGTCTGTCAAATGTCAGTCTTGTCTTGATATTATTTTTTGagagcagaggcttcttccttcCTGACCACCCATGTAGGCCAagtttgtgtttgtgtctcttTCTGACAGTTGACTCATGCACTTTAAAATTGATTGTGGCAAGAGTGGCATGTAGATCCCTTGATGTTACCCTGGGGTTCTTATTGACTTCTATGAGCATCTTTCGGTCAGCTCTTGGGCTGAATTTGGTGGGACGACCTGTCCTAAGTAGATTGCCTGTGGTTTGGAATTTTCTCCATTTGTAGATGATCCGTCGGACAGGGAAATGATGTACTTCGAAATGCTTGGAAATGTATTTGTAACCCCTCCCAGACTCACGGGCATCAATAACTTTTCTTCTGATGGCCTCGGATAGGTATTTTGATCTTTGCATGATGTGTTACCACACACCCATGTGTTTAATACCAAACCAGACCAAGTTTCTAATCTTTACGGAAGGCTGGACCCTCCCAAGGTACTCTCTAATGATTTCTTAATAATTGTCACCGGTTTGGGTGCACCTGATCCTAACTTTAGCCATTTTAGGTGATGGTAAAGGCAGTGGGGGTCCAAATTATTTCTGCAGAAggaaattatatttttgtttattttaattGCATAACAAAGTAaatgtttttgtgtgttatttgttAAATTGGGTTACCTTTATCAATGAATTTGGTTGCAATTTAGCTCAAAAATCCATGTGTCCAAATAcgtaaaaaatacaataaaaaaatgaCCACTTTCCAAAGAGTGTACTTACTtttcacatttttatttattacatttttttatttcacctttatttaaccaggtaggccagttgagaacaagttctcatttacaactgcgaccaggccaagataaagcaaagcagtgtgacaaaaacaacaacacagagttacacatgggataaacaaacgtacagtcaataacaaaatagaaaaatctatatacagtgtgtgcaaatgtagagaggcaataaatagtccatagtggcaaaataattacaatttagcatgaacactggagtgatagatgtgcagatgatgatgtgcaagtagagatactggggtgcaaaagagcaaaacaaTAACTAtacggggatgaggtagttgggtgggctatttacagatgggctgtgtacaggtgcaattattggtaagctgctctgacagctgatgtttatagttagtgagggagatataagtttccagcttcagtgacttttgcaattcgctccagtcattggcagcagagaactggaaggaaaggcggccaaagaaggtgttggctttggggatgaccagagaaatatacctgctggagcctgtgctatgggtgggtgttgctatggtgaccagtgagctgagataagttGGGGCtgtacctagcaaagacttatagatgacctggagccagtgggtttggcgacgaatatgtagcgagggccagccaacgagagcatacaggtcgcattggtgggtagtatatggagctttagtgacaaaactgatggcactgtgatagactacatccaatttgctgagtagagtgttggaggctattttgtaaatgacatcgccgaagtcaaggatcggtaggatagtcagtttgacgagggtatgtttggcagcatgagtaaaggaggctttgtttgcaaaataggaagccgattctagatttaattttggattggagatgcttaatgtgagtctggaaggagagtttacttgtagttgtccacatattctaagtcagaaccgtccagagtagtgatgctagtcgggcgggcgggtgcgggcagcgatcggttgaagagcatgcatttagttttactagcatttaagagcaggtggaggccacggaaggagagttgtatggcattgaagctcgtttggaggtttgttaacacagtgtccaaagaattgccagatgtatacagaatggtgtcgtctgcgtagaggtggatcagagaatcagcagcagcaagagcgacatcattgatatatacagagaaaagagtcggcccgagaattgaaccctgtggcacccccatagagactgccaaaggtccggacaacaggccctccgatttgacacactgagctctatctgagaagtagttggtgaaccaggcgaggcagtcatttgagaaaccaaggctattgagtctgccgataagaatgcagtgattgacagagtcgaaagccttggccaggtcgatgaagacggctgcacagtactgtcttttatcgatggcggttatgatatcgtttaggaccttgaacatggctgaggtgcacccatgaccagctcggaaaccagattgcatagtggagaaggtacagtgggattcgaaatggtcggtgatctgtttgttaacttggctttcgaatattttagaaaggcagggcaggatagatataggtctgtaacagtttgggtctagagtgtctccccctttgaagagggggatgcccgcggcagctttccaatctttagggatctcagatgatacgaaagagaggttgaacaggctagtaataggggttgcaacaattgtggcagatcattttagaaagggcttgggcaagttgctgcggggggtgcagagctgttgcccggggtaggggtagctaggtggaaagcatggccaaccgtagaacaatgcttattgaaattctcgattatcataaatttatcggtggtgacagtgtttcctagcctcattgcagtgggcagctgggaggaggtgctcttattctccatggactttacaggaattagtgctacaggatgcataTTTCTTTTTGAATAAGCTAGCCTTTgcttcctaactgactgtgtacattggttcctgacttccctgaaaagctgtatatcacgggggctatttgatgctaatgcagtacgccacaggatgtttttgtgctggtcaagggcagtcaagttaggagtgaaccaggggctatatccgctcttagttcaattttttttgaatggggcatgcttatttaagatgaggtaaggaaagcacttttaaagaacaaccaggcatcctccactgacgggatgaggccaatatccttccaggatacctgggccagcttgattagaaaggcctgctcgctgaagtattttagggagcgtttgacagggatgaggggtggtcgtttgaccgcggacccattacggaagcaggcaatgaggcagtgatcgctgagatcctggttgaagacagcagaggtgtatttggagggcaagttggtcaggatgatatctatgattgtgcccatgtttacggatttagggttgtacctggtaggttccttgataatttgtgtgagattgagggcatctatcgtagattgtaggacggccagggtgttaagcatatcccagtttaggtcacctaacagaacgaagtctgaagatagatgggggcaatcgattcacatatggtgtccagggcacagatgggggctgaggggggtctttaacaagcggcaacagtgagatacttgtttctggaaaggtggatttttaaaagtagaagctcaaacagtttgggcacagacctggatagtatgacagaactctgcaggctatctctgcagtagtttgcatctccgccccctttggcagtgctatcttgacggaaaatgttgggGGATGGAAATTTCCGAATTTTGGTGgctttcctaagccaggattcagacatggctaggacatcagggttgggggagtgtgctaaagcagtgaataaaacaaacttagggaggaggcttctgatgttaacatgcatgaaaccaagccttttacggttacagaagtcaacaaatgagagcgcctggggaataggtgtagtactggggctacagggcctgggttaacctttacatcaccagaggaacaaaggaggagtaggataagggtacggctaaaggctataagaactggtcgtctagtgcgttgtgtgcagacaagggtatggtaggatgtgagtacagtggaggtaaagctaggcattgagtgacgttGAGAGAG from Salvelinus namaycush isolate Seneca chromosome 40, SaNama_1.0, whole genome shotgun sequence includes these protein-coding regions:
- the LOC120033744 gene encoding leucine-rich repeat-containing protein 58-like produces the protein MELFATVDQGGCILDMSHLNLESLNLDTVGDERRRVTQQLYLYNNRLTVFPASVCLFSKLEVLDISNNGLTVLCEDIQRLSNLKTLIAKNNRLNEFSFPKEFGSMQIDTLNFSGNIFEEVPIQFLKLQRLKYLSLGGNRLKAIPAEIENVTSLEMLYLGGNLITSIPPELASLRGLRYLVLCDNRIQSVPPQLTRLYSLRCLSLHNNLLTYLPREILSLVHLQELSLRGNPLVVRFIKDMTYDPPSLLELAGRTIKSCNLPYPPNYLPGNLVHYLDLASKCPNPKCTGVYFDSCVRHIKFVDFCGKYRLPFMHYLCSPECTSPCSSNPQSDAESEDEKCVSANRLQRVLLG